From the Buchnera aphidicola (Macrosiphum euphorbiae) genome, the window AATATGATGAATCAAGATGGATTACAACAAGGATATAATCTTTTACATCTAAGTGAAATAAGAGAAATATGTAAAGTTCCTCTAATTGCATCAGGTGGGGCAGGGAACATGAATCATTTCTATGAAGCATTGCATTATTCTAATGTAGATGGAGTATTAGCAGCATCTGTTTTTCATACAAATAAAGTAGATATAAGAACTTTAAAAAATTTTTTAGCAACAAAAGGAATGGAGATTAGAGTATGTTAAAAAAAGATGATTTCTTAAATCTCAATTGGGAAAAAACTAATGGTATGATTCCTACAATCATACAAGATTATTCTTCGAATAAGGTTTTAATGCATGGATATATGAATAAAGAAGCTTTATTAAAAACTCAAAAAGATGGTTTAGTAACATTTTATTCTCGTACTAAGAATTGTTTATGGACTAAAGGAGAAACATCAGGAAATTATTTAAAAGTAATTGAAATTAGCACGGATTGTGATCATGATACATTATTGATTTTAGTTAGATCTCAAGGAAAAACATGTCATTTAGGCAATACAAGTTGTTTTTTTTTAAAAAAATACAATATAAATTTTTTATTAGAATTAGAAAAAATTGTAGAAAATAGAAAAAATAAATTTTCATGTAATTCGTATACATCTAGTTTGTATAAATTAGGGACAAGTCGTATAGCACAAAAAGTAGGCGAAGAAGCTATAGAAACAATAATAGCAGCTATGAAGAAAGATTCAAAGGAACTGATCAATGAATCTTCAGATCTTATTTATCATTTAATTGTATTATTACATGATCAGGGTTTAAATTTAAGTTTAGTTTTCGACAATTTAAAAAAAAGAAGAAAAAAAGAGTTGACTACTAATTCCTAGAGAATTAATTATGTTATCTTAAAAAAAAATAATATAATATATTTATAATTTTTCAATCTCAAAATAAATTCCAATAATATAAAACATATATATGTTTATATGATTATATGTAAAAATCTCCATTTTTAAAAAAAATTATTAATTACTAATACAAGTAAATCTTTTTTTGTTTAACAATCAAAAGTCAATAGAATTTTTTTCTATATTTTAAATCAATAGAAATGCTTTTTTAATATTTTATTTTAGATCAATGAAAAATTGAAAATTTTTGTAATATCATTTATTGTGTAAGAATTGAAATAAAATTTAATAATCTTCAAAATAATTATTAAGTGTTTTTCAGCATATTTTAATTGGAGAAAAAAATGTCACAACAACAAATTGGGGTTGTAGGAATGGCGGTAATGGGGCGAAATTTAGCGTTAAATATTGAGAGTAAAAATTATAGTGTATCTATATTTAATAGAACAAGTTCAATAACAGAAGAAGTAATTAAGAAAAACAAAAAGAAAAATCTTTTTCCATATTTTTCTATTAAAGATTTTATTAATTCACTTATAAAACCTAGATGTATTTTATTAATGGTTCAATCCGGAAAAGCTACTGATGAAACTATTAATCTGATTACGCCTTATTTAGAAAAAGAAGATATATTAATTGATGCTGGTAATACTTTTTATAAAGACACGATTCGAAGAAGTAAAGAACTATCTAAATACGGCATTAATTTCATTGGTATGGGAGTATCTGGAGGTGAATTAGGAGCATTAAATGGTCCATCTATTATGCCAGGAGGACAAAAAGAAGCATATGAACTCGTACTGCCTATGTTAAAAAAAATATCTGCAAAATTCAAAGATGAGTCATGTGTGAGCTATATTGGTCCAAATGGTGCAGGTCATTATGTAAAAATGGTGCATAATGGTATTGAATATGGTGATATGCAATTAATATCAGAATCATATTTTTTATTAAAAAATTTATTGAATATGAGTAATAAAGAATTATCATCTACATTTTCTGAATGGAATAAAGGTGAATTAAATAGTTATTTAATTGAAATAACAAAAAATATTTTTATTGAAAAAGATAAAGATGGTAAATATTTAATAGATTGTATTTTAGATGTAGCAGAAGATAAAGGCACAGGTAAATGGATTAGTAAAAATGCCTTAGAGCTTCGAGAACCTCTCTCATTAATTACTGAATCTGTTTTTTCACGTTATTTGTCTTCTTTAAAAAAACAACGTATGATTGCATCAAAAATATTAAAAGGACCTAATATAAAAATATCTATTAAAAATAAAAGTGGTTTTATTGAAGAAGTTAGACAAGCCTTGTATTTAGGAAAAATAATTTCTTATGCTCAAGGTTTTTCTCAACTAAAAAGAGCTTCAGAAAAATATCATTGGAATTTAAAATACGGAGAAATTGCTAAAATTTTTAGATCTGGATGTATTATACGAGCAAATTTTTTAGAAAAAATAACAGAAGAATATTCCGAAAATGGAAATATAATTAATTTGTTATTAACACCTTACTTTTCAAAAATAGCTAATGAATACGAAAGATCATTACGAAGTATTGTTACTTATGCGATAAAATATGGTATTTCTGTACCAACTTTTTCTGCAGCAATATCTTATTATGATAGTTATAGAACATTACATTCGCCAGCTAATCTTATTCAGGCTCAAAGAGATTATTTTGGTTCACATACTTATCAAAGAACAGATAAGACTGGTTACTTTCATACACATTGGTCTCAATAAAAAACAATGTTAGAATATGCAATATTTATATATAAAAATCATATTTCTTAATATGATCACTATCTCTTATGATGAAAAATTACAATAGCAGAAGATGTTAAATAGTATCTCTGCTATAAAAATCTATCTGTTTCTTAATAATATATTTTGTATTTATTTCATCACATACGATATTAAGATATTTCAATTATATTATAGGAATAAAAATGCGTTTATGTGATAAAGATATTGAAGAATGGTTAGAAAGAAAAGAATTGATTATAGAACCTTATCCTGAAAAAAAATTAATTAATGGAATTACTGTTGATATACATCTTAGTAATAAATTTCGTTTTTTTTACGAGCATACTAGCTCTTGTATTGATTTAAGTAGTTCTAAAATAAATAGAACATCAAAATTATCAGGAATTATAAGTAATGAAATAATTTTTTCTAAAGAAAAACCATGCTTTTTACAACCGGGTTGTTTAATTTTATCGTCTACTTTTGAAAATATTACAATTCCAAATAATTTAGTTGGTTGGTTAGATGGACGTTCTTCTTTAGCTCGTCTAGGATTAATGATTCATGCTACTGCACATCGTATTGATCCAGGCTGGAAGGGTAATATTGTTTTAGAAATGTTTAATGCAGGAAAATTAACTTTGGCATTACATCCTAAAATGAAGATTGCAGCTCTTAGTTTTGAAGTTTTATCTCAATCAGTTTTACGTCCTTATAATTTAAGACAAGAAGCTAAATATAAAATTCAAAATGGAGTAGTACCTAGCCGTATTAATGAGGAATAGATTTCTAAAGAAGATATTTTTTATATTCTAATTTTTCAAATGTCTTATAAATTTATTATTAATAAAAACTATTTCAATAAATAATGGTTTATGATTAATTCTATTTTCCATATCATTTTTTTTATTTTAAAAAATATAATATTATGTCAAATGTACTTAGAAAAATTTTAGTTACCTGTGCTTTACCTTATGCAAATGGTTCTATTCATATTGGTCATATGTTAGAACACATTCAAGCAGATATATGGGTGCGTTATCATAGAATGCGTGGTCATGAAGTATGGTTTGTTTCTGCTGATGATGCTCATGGTACTGCTATAATGTTAAAATCTGAAGATTTAGGGATATCTTCAAATCAATTAATTAAAAATATTAGAAAAGAACATCAAATAGATTTTTTGAACTTTAAGATTTCACATGATAATTATTATTCAACTCATAGTTTAGAAAATTTATATTTATTAAGAAAGATTTTCAGATGTTTAAATGAAAAAGGTTTAATTAAAGAAAAAAATATTTCTCAATTATATGATGATGTAAAAAAAATTTTTCTTCCAGATCGTTTTATAAAAGGTATATGTCCAATTTGCAAATCAAAAAACCAATATGGTGATAATTGTGAAATATGTAGTTCGACTTATGAAGCTACTGATTTAATTGATCCAATATCTGTTCTTTCAGGTAAAAAACCTATTTTAAAAAATACAAAACATTTATATTTTGATTTGCCTTTTTTTAGTAAAATGCTAGAAAATTGGATACATTCAGGTGTTTTAGAAAATTCAGTTATTAAGAAGACAGAAGAATGGTTCAAAGTAGGTTTAAAATCATGGGGTATTTCTCGAGATGCACCTTATTTTGGATTTAAAATTCCTAAATATCCTAATAAATATTTTTATGTTTGGCTTGATGCTCCTATTGGTTATATAAGTGCATTTAAAAATCTTTGTTTTAAAAATAAAGAGTTAAACTTTAATGAATTTTGGAATGAAAAATCCAATTATGAATTGTATCATTTTATTGGTAAAGATATTATTTATTTTCATACTTTGTTTTGGCCTGCAATATTGGAAGCCATTTCCTTTAGAAAACCTAGTGGAATTTTTGTTCATGGTTATCTTACTATGAATGGATTAAAATTATCAAAATCACGAGGTGCTTTAATTAAAGCTAGCGATTGGATTAAATGTTTTGATTCAGATAGTTTGCGTTATTATTATGCAAGTAAGTTATCTAATAAAATTCATGATATTGAAATTAATTTAGAAGATTTTGTTCATAAAATAAATAATGATATTGTTAATAAATTAGTTAATTTAGCATCAAGAAATGCTAGTTTCATTAATAAATATTTTAATGGATATCTATCGAGTACAATAAGTGATATTAAATTATATGAATATTTTGTTGATGTCAGTAGTAATATTGAAAATTTTCTAGAAAATCGTGAATTTAGTCGTGTTGTAAGAGAGTCCATGAGATTGCTAGATATAGCTAATCAATATATTAATGAAAAAAAACCATGGAATATTGAAAGAACAGAAATAAATATTCTAGAATTACAAAAAATTTGCACAATGGGTATTAATTTATTTAGAATTGTTATGATTTTCTTAAAACCAATCATGCCTGATTTAGCAATTAAAACAGAATCTTTTTTAATTGCAAAATTGACTTGGAATAGCATCAAAGAACCATTATTATCTCACCAAATAAATCAATTTATCCCATTATACACTAGAATTAGTGTAAAAAAAATTTTTGAATTAATTGATCTGTGTAGATAGAAATAAATTTATTTTGAAAATATACAAGAAATTACACTCAATAAAAGTGTACTAATAAAATGAAAAAAAATCATTATGATTTGATTTTAAATCATTTTTCCAAGATACTGTCCAAGCATTTCTATACTGATTTTTTATATTAACAACAAATAATCCTAGAGCGCTGATTAAATTATTGTTATAAAATAAAAGTGGAATTTGATTTCTTAACCAAGGAGGAATATTTTTTTCTTGCCAAATTTTTTTTATTTTTCTTTTTTTATTCCTCCCTAAAATTAGCACATTTCCTTCGTATTGAAAACGAATGTTAACTAATTCATTGTTTTTAGGTGCTGGAAGTGTCATGCCATTATTATTTTTTATTAAATATCCTAAATTATTTGGAAGTGTTAGTTTTTCGTTTTTTTTATGCCAAAATAATAAAATACTTTTAATATCAGGTTGTGTTTTTATAAAGTGTAATGATTTTTTATAACGCCTTATTTCATATTTTTTTAAACTTACTTTAGGATTTGCATCTATTCGACTAAAAATTATTTGATGATAAATACATTGAATATTTTTGTAAGAAGGTATTTTTATTTTTTTTAATGAAAGCCAATATCTAATTAACGCTGTACACATTTCTTTTTTCATATTTTTAAAATTTTCAATATTTAAAGAATCATCATATTGTATAAAATGATAAATTTTTTTATGAAGAAAGTAATTTAGCAACATAGTTTCTTTTTGACATATATTCGTTGTACGAAAACAATTTTTTAAAAAATAAGGCCATCTTTTTTCTAGTATAGGAATAATTTTATTTCGTATAAAATTACGATCATAATCAATGTTTAAATTACTAAAATCTTCAATCCATTGTAAATTTTTTTTTATTGCCCATAGTTTTAGTTCTTTTTTTGTTTTTTTTAGAAAGGGTCGAATTATTTTTTTGGTTCCAAATAAAGTCTCAAAAGACATGCTAGAAAGTCCCGTAGGACCGCTTCCTCTTTTCAAGGATAAAATAAATGTTTCACATTGATCATTCATATGATGACCAGTAAGCAGTATTTCGTTGGGAAGTAAATGATTGTATATAATGTTATATCGCTTTATTCTTAATGTTTCTTCAATATTTTTTGTATTTTTTTTAATATTAATATTTTCAATAATTAAAGGTATGTAATTTACATGACAAATTTTTTTACAATGTTCTGTCCATTTTTTTGAAAGTGAAGTAAGATTATGATTGATATGAATGGCACGTATTTTTATATAGTATTTCTTTTTTATTTCTAGTAATTGATAAAGTAAAACTGTGGAATCTAATCCGCCACTAAAAGCTATTAAAAACGATTTATTGTTATATTTCCTAATAGTTTTTTCGATCAAATAAAAATTACCTATAAATTTATATTTTTTAATACGTTCGAGTGGACTTGAACCACCAACTTCTACCATGTCATGGTAGTGCTCTAACCAATTGAGCTACGAACGTAAATATTAAAAAATTTTTTAATATTCTTACGATTTAAATTATATATTATTATTAATCCAATATACAAATACTTTTTATAAAAGATTGGAGATTTATAAAAAATATTTTATTTTTTATATAATTAATATTTGTAAAATAAATTTAAAATTATTATTTTAAGGAAATATTATGTTTACAGGTATCGTAAATGGAATTGCTACTATTGTTTCTATAGAAAAGAAAAAGAAAAAATATATCTATAAAGTTAAAATACCATCTATTTTATCTAAAAATTTAAAATTGGGTGATTCAGTATCACATAATGGATGTTGTTTAACTGTAAAATTAATTGATAATTCTTATATAACATGTGATGTTATAGAAGAAACTTTAAAAACTACTAATTTAGGAATATTAGATGTTGGAGATGATATTAATATCGAAAGATCAGTAAAATATGGAGATGAAGTTGGTGGTCATATAATATCTGGTCATATTATGAATACTGCTGAAATCTCTAAAATATTAAAATCAGATAACAACAATTGTGTTATATGGTTAAAAATGAGAAATAAATCGTTAATGAAATATGTTTTTTATAAAGGATTTATTTGTATTGATGGAATTAGTCTTACTATTGGAGATATTATTAAAAATGAATTTTGTGTTAATATTATACCCCACACTTTTTTATCTACTACTATAAAAGATAAAAAAAATGGTAGCTTAATGAATATTGAAATTGATTTTTATACTCAAACAATTGTAGATACAACAGAACGCTTAATTAAGAATTATATTAAATATGGTTCATAATTTCATTTAAATAATAAAAAATTTTTATTTTTAATAGATGTAATCTAAAATAATTGAATGATTAAGAGAACAATCAATGTGCTTAATTACAGGAATTGTAAATGAAACATTATATTTTATTTTTTGTTTCTAACATATTAATTGAAAATTTTATTTTAGTAAAATTTCTTGGTTTATGTCCTTTTTTAGGGGCTTCAAGTAAAATTGAAACTGCTTGTGGAATGAGTTTTGCAACTACTTTTGTTGTACTTATATCATCAGTATTATTATGGTCTGTGAATTTTTTTATTTTATTGCCTCTTGATTTAGTTTATTTAAGAATTATAGCTTATATATTAATTATTTCGTTTAGTGTTCAATTCTTAGAAATAGTTCTACGTAATACTAGTCCTATTTTATATCGTTTACTTGGAATTTTTCTTCCGTTAATTACAACTAATTGTGCGGTTTTAGCTATTCCGTTATTCAGTTTGTATTTGAATCATACATTTTTAGAATGTATATTCTATGGAATAAGTGCCTCATTGGGATTTACTTTAGTAATGATTATTTTTTCTTGTATTCGTGAACGTATAATATCATCTGATATTCCGTTGCCATTTCAAGGTGCTCCAATTATTTTAATTACTGTAGGTTTAATATCTATTACATTTATGGGTTTTAAAGGTTTAATAAAATTTTGATGATGCTAATACTTTTTATTTTTGGTACGTTATCTTTTCTATTGGGAATTATATTAAGTTTTACTGCTTATAAGTTTCAGTTTAAAAAAGATCCTGCTATAGAAATAGTGAATAAATTATTGCCTCAAAGTCAATGTGCTCAATGCGGATATTCTGGATGTTATCCGTACGCTAAAGCAATTGTGCAAAACTCTGAAAAAATTGATAAATGTACTCCTGGTGGTGCTGATCTTATATTAGAAATAGCTGATGTCTTGAATATAGAAGAATCTAAAGAAAATTTAATCATTAAAAATAAAAACAAAAAACTAAAACATAATGTTGTATGGATAGATGAAAAAAACTGTGTTGGATGTTCAAAATGTGCGACTTTTTGTCCAGTAGATGCAATAGTTGGTGCACCTAATTTTATACATACAGTTTTAGAAAGATTTTGTACTGGTTGTAATATTTGTATATTACATTGTCCTACTGATTGTATTAAAATAAAAAAAAGAGATATATGAATAATATAAATTTATCAAAAATAAAAAAATTTTTTAAAAATTTTCCTCCTTTAATTTTATGGAAAAAAATAATTTTCTCTGTTTTTAACATAAAAAAAAATATGATTTTAAGGGTGGTTTAAAATATTTATTAGAAAAAAATAAATCTAACGATTTATTGTTAAAGTCTCTACCTCTCCCTGATAAATTTTTTATTTTTGTAAAAGGTGATTTTTGTAATAAAAAATTACGTATTAAAATAAATCAAAAAGTGTTGCGTGGACAACCTCTAATTTTTAGTGATAATTTTGATGTGCCTATTCATGCACCCACTTCAGGTTTAATAGAGAATATTTATTTTAATTCCGATCCTATTAAAAAAAATATAAAAATTGTAGTTTCTTCTGATTATCGAGACAAATGGATTAGATTAAATCCTATTAAAAATTATACAAAACATACTCCTGAAAAACTAATTAAAATAATCCATCAATCAGGTATTGTTGGTCTTGGAGGAGGTCAATTTTCTTCTGCAAAAAAATTAATGTTAAGTATTAATAAAGTACACACTTTAATTGTAAATGCTGTGGAAAGTGAACCTTATATATCATCAGATAAGTGTTTAATATATAATCATATTGATGAAATTTTAATAGGATGCAAGATTATTTGTTGGATTACTAAAATTAAAATAGTTTTTATTGCTATTCAAGAAAATAACGTTAAATTAATTTCAAAAATTCATGATTTCATTGAAAATGAATCATTATTTAAAATTTGTATTATTAAAAAAAAATACCCTGGAGGTAGTAGCAAGGTACTTATTAAATCTTTAACAGGAAAAGAAATACCTTATGATAAACACTCTATAGATATAGGATATCTTATTTTTAATGTTGCTACAATATTTTCTATGAAAAGAGCAATTATTGATGGAGAACCATTAACGGAACGTATTGTAACTTTTTTAAGCGACAAGAATTTTTTATCTGGTAATTTTTGGGTTAGGATTGGAACTCCAATAAAGTATTTTTTAACTAAAGAAAAATTAAACAAATATTTTATTGAATCTATATATTTAGGGGGTCCATTCATGGGGAAAAAGATTAGTGATGTAAATTATTCTGTTTTAAAAAAGACAAATTGCATTTCAATTGCATTTGAAGAAGAAAAATATAAGAATATCACTGAACAAAATTGCATTCGATGTAGTTATTGCTCAGATGTATGTCCAGTAAATTTGCTCCCCCAGCAAATTTATTTGTATAGTAAAAGAAAAAATCATGAACAAACAAAAAAACATTATG encodes:
- the rsxA gene encoding electron transport complex subunit RsxA, whose protein sequence is MKHYILFFVSNILIENFILVKFLGLCPFLGASSKIETACGMSFATTFVVLISSVLLWSVNFFILLPLDLVYLRIIAYILIISFSVQFLEIVLRNTSPILYRLLGIFLPLITTNCAVLAIPLFSLYLNHTFLECIFYGISASLGFTLVMIIFSCIRERIISSDIPLPFQGAPIILITVGLISITFMGFKGLIKF
- the metG gene encoding methionine--tRNA ligase — its product is MSNVLRKILVTCALPYANGSIHIGHMLEHIQADIWVRYHRMRGHEVWFVSADDAHGTAIMLKSEDLGISSNQLIKNIRKEHQIDFLNFKISHDNYYSTHSLENLYLLRKIFRCLNEKGLIKEKNISQLYDDVKKIFLPDRFIKGICPICKSKNQYGDNCEICSSTYEATDLIDPISVLSGKKPILKNTKHLYFDLPFFSKMLENWIHSGVLENSVIKKTEEWFKVGLKSWGISRDAPYFGFKIPKYPNKYFYVWLDAPIGYISAFKNLCFKNKELNFNEFWNEKSNYELYHFIGKDIIYFHTLFWPAILEAISFRKPSGIFVHGYLTMNGLKLSKSRGALIKASDWIKCFDSDSLRYYYASKLSNKIHDIEINLEDFVHKINNDIVNKLVNLASRNASFINKYFNGYLSSTISDIKLYEYFVDVSSNIENFLENREFSRVVRESMRLLDIANQYINEKKPWNIERTEINILELQKICTMGINLFRIVMIFLKPIMPDLAIKTESFLIAKLTWNSIKEPLLSHQINQFIPLYTRISVKKIFELIDLCR
- the dcd gene encoding dCTP deaminase, producing MRLCDKDIEEWLERKELIIEPYPEKKLINGITVDIHLSNKFRFFYEHTSSCIDLSSSKINRTSKLSGIISNEIIFSKEKPCFLQPGCLILSSTFENITIPNNLVGWLDGRSSLARLGLMIHATAHRIDPGWKGNIVLEMFNAGKLTLALHPKMKIAALSFEVLSQSVLRPYNLRQEAKYKIQNGVVPSRINEE
- the gndA gene encoding NADP-dependent phosphogluconate dehydrogenase gives rise to the protein MSQQQIGVVGMAVMGRNLALNIESKNYSVSIFNRTSSITEEVIKKNKKKNLFPYFSIKDFINSLIKPRCILLMVQSGKATDETINLITPYLEKEDILIDAGNTFYKDTIRRSKELSKYGINFIGMGVSGGELGALNGPSIMPGGQKEAYELVLPMLKKISAKFKDESCVSYIGPNGAGHYVKMVHNGIEYGDMQLISESYFLLKNLLNMSNKELSSTFSEWNKGELNSYLIEITKNIFIEKDKDGKYLIDCILDVAEDKGTGKWISKNALELREPLSLITESVFSRYLSSLKKQRMIASKILKGPNIKISIKNKSGFIEEVRQALYLGKIISYAQGFSQLKRASEKYHWNLKYGEIAKIFRSGCIIRANFLEKITEEYSENGNIINLLLTPYFSKIANEYERSLRSIVTYAIKYGISVPTFSAAISYYDSYRTLHSPANLIQAQRDYFGSHTYQRTDKTGYFHTHWSQ
- a CDS encoding riboflavin synthase subunit alpha codes for the protein MFTGIVNGIATIVSIEKKKKKYIYKVKIPSILSKNLKLGDSVSHNGCCLTVKLIDNSYITCDVIEETLKTTNLGILDVGDDINIERSVKYGDEVGGHIISGHIMNTAEISKILKSDNNNCVIWLKMRNKSLMKYVFYKGFICIDGISLTIGDIIKNEFCVNIIPHTFLSTTIKDKKNGSLMNIEIDFYTQTIVDTTERLIKNYIKYGS
- the tilS gene encoding tRNA lysidine(34) synthetase TilS, yielding MIEKTIRKYNNKSFLIAFSGGLDSTVLLYQLLEIKKKYYIKIRAIHINHNLTSLSKKWTEHCKKICHVNYIPLIIENINIKKNTKNIEETLRIKRYNIIYNHLLPNEILLTGHHMNDQCETFILSLKRGSGPTGLSSMSFETLFGTKKIIRPFLKKTKKELKLWAIKKNLQWIEDFSNLNIDYDRNFIRNKIIPILEKRWPYFLKNCFRTTNICQKETMLLNYFLHKKIYHFIQYDDSLNIENFKNMKKEMCTALIRYWLSLKKIKIPSYKNIQCIYHQIIFSRIDANPKVSLKKYEIRRYKKSLHFIKTQPDIKSILLFWHKKNEKLTLPNNLGYLIKNNNGMTLPAPKNNELVNIRFQYEGNVLILGRNKKRKIKKIWQEKNIPPWLRNQIPLLFYNNNLISALGLFVVNIKNQYRNAWTVSWKNDLKSNHNDFFSFY
- the hisIE gene encoding bifunctional phosphoribosyl-AMP cyclohydrolase/phosphoribosyl-ATP diphosphatase HisIE, encoding MLKKDDFLNLNWEKTNGMIPTIIQDYSSNKVLMHGYMNKEALLKTQKDGLVTFYSRTKNCLWTKGETSGNYLKVIEISTDCDHDTLLILVRSQGKTCHLGNTSCFFLKKYNINFLLELEKIVENRKNKFSCNSYTSSLYKLGTSRIAQKVGEEAIETIIAAMKKDSKELINESSDLIYHLIVLLHDQGLNLSLVFDNLKKRRKKELTTNS
- a CDS encoding RnfABCDGE type electron transport complex subunit B; the protein is MLILFIFGTLSFLLGIILSFTAYKFQFKKDPAIEIVNKLLPQSQCAQCGYSGCYPYAKAIVQNSEKIDKCTPGGADLILEIADVLNIEESKENLIIKNKNKKLKHNVVWIDEKNCVGCSKCATFCPVDAIVGAPNFIHTVLERFCTGCNICILHCPTDCIKIKKRDI